The following proteins are encoded in a genomic region of Microcoleus sp. FACHB-68:
- a CDS encoding site-2 protease family protein, with protein sequence MVLWLLLFLGLFTYLILQRSVATVTRTPVWILWLVMMAPALVWCAWVLIYGQDQPMPLALAIGPFVICPPIYWWLIHLGRREAMPPKQPVEPDLADESPQTDDSKKDRPSVRPITQAEETQLRDCFPWSTYYLQNIEYRPQAVICWGRLRTNPQEAYQTVEEKITALFGDRFLLVFRETLNRKPFFALVPNPYREAAEGQKPELITRPVFALALLVITLFTTTRFGVQLVGMADKLPANPALLLKGLPYALALMAILGVHELAHYLTARFYQIRTTLPYFIPLPFFLGTFGAFIQMRSPVPNRKALFDISIAGPLAGFVVTVPLLVWGLAHSQVVPSLPSGGMLTFDALNPNFFLLLSLLSKLALGGALGAGKAISLHPVAVAGYVGMIVTAFNLMPVGPLDGGHIVHAMFGQRTSLVVGQVARFLMLILSFIRPELLLWALLLIVMPIRDEPALNDVSELDNRRDFLGLIALALLVLILLPAPRILFN encoded by the coding sequence ATGGTTCTCTGGTTGCTCCTGTTTCTAGGACTGTTTACATATCTCATTTTGCAGCGCTCTGTCGCTACTGTAACCCGCACGCCGGTGTGGATTTTGTGGCTGGTGATGATGGCACCGGCTTTGGTTTGGTGCGCGTGGGTGTTAATTTATGGCCAAGACCAACCCATGCCTCTGGCACTGGCAATTGGCCCATTTGTAATTTGTCCGCCTATTTACTGGTGGCTAATTCACTTGGGCCGGCGCGAGGCAATGCCACCAAAGCAGCCGGTTGAGCCAGATTTAGCTGATGAATCGCCTCAGACAGACGATTCTAAGAAGGATCGCCCGTCTGTGCGTCCGATTACTCAAGCTGAAGAAACCCAGCTACGCGATTGTTTTCCCTGGTCTACTTATTATTTGCAAAACATTGAATACCGGCCTCAAGCGGTGATCTGCTGGGGCCGGCTGCGGACAAATCCACAGGAGGCTTACCAGACTGTTGAAGAAAAAATAACCGCCTTATTTGGTGATCGGTTTTTACTGGTGTTTCGAGAAACTCTTAATCGCAAACCTTTCTTTGCACTGGTGCCAAACCCCTACCGTGAGGCGGCTGAAGGGCAAAAACCTGAGTTGATCACGCGCCCTGTTTTTGCGTTAGCGCTGCTGGTAATTACGCTGTTCACGACGACGCGATTTGGGGTTCAACTGGTTGGGATGGCTGACAAGCTGCCGGCGAATCCAGCTTTACTGCTTAAGGGACTACCATACGCTTTGGCACTGATGGCGATTTTGGGCGTTCACGAGTTGGCCCATTACTTGACAGCTCGGTTTTATCAAATTCGCACGACGCTGCCCTATTTTATTCCTTTGCCTTTTTTCTTGGGCACGTTTGGCGCGTTTATACAGATGCGATCGCCGGTGCCGAATCGCAAAGCGCTGTTTGATATCAGTATTGCCGGCCCTTTAGCAGGCTTCGTCGTAACGGTGCCGCTGCTGGTTTGGGGGTTGGCTCACTCTCAAGTGGTTCCCTCGCTTCCCAGTGGTGGGATGTTAACGTTTGATGCGCTCAATCCTAACTTTTTTCTGTTGCTGAGTCTGTTGAGTAAGCTGGCGTTGGGCGGTGCGCTGGGTGCCGGTAAGGCGATCTCGCTGCATCCGGTTGCGGTTGCCGGCTATGTCGGGATGATTGTTACTGCGTTCAATTTGATGCCGGTTGGCCCGCTTGATGGCGGCCACATCGTTCATGCCATGTTCGGACAGCGCACCAGTTTAGTTGTGGGTCAAGTCGCCCGGTTCTTGATGTTAATTTTGTCTTTTATCCGGCCTGAATTGTTGCTGTGGGCGCTGCTGTTAATCGTGATGCCTATCCGTGATGAGCCGGCGCTTAATGATGTCAGTGAACTTGATAACCGACGCGATTTTTTAGGATTAATCGCATTGGCTTTGTTGGTGTTAATTCTTTTGCCGGCACCTCGAATTCTTTTTAATTAA
- a CDS encoding tetratricopeptide repeat protein, which yields MPQHMKGEFSRFNTFFYGLAGMAVVAGTLALTPPTAAISQPTPAATPTVPNPAETPATPSTNPNYDRGIELLKQGNYKAAIKAFTQALRTNPNDASAYYQRANSYYALKNYKAAIADYTETLKRNFNEADVYQRRGNAQYALKDYQAAIADYTEAIAKNPQEADTYQRRGNAQYALKNYQAALADYTAAIERNPEKAETYQRRGNAHYALKDYKTAIVDYSEAIKRNPEEVGAYQQRGNAYYALADYKAALADYTEVIGRNPKEAAAYRQRGHARYATKDYQGAIGDFSKAIQNNSNDANAYMGRSVARFVIADYEGTIVDCTKAIQIETNNPDAYYYRGMAHSKLGKNPTAIEDLRKAADIYKQQGDRDAYQRAQAQIQKLQ from the coding sequence ATGCCGCAACACATGAAAGGGGAATTTTCCCGGTTTAATACATTTTTCTACGGGCTGGCAGGAATGGCTGTCGTTGCCGGCACACTTGCCCTAACACCGCCGACAGCAGCGATCAGTCAGCCGACACCAGCCGCGACGCCAACCGTACCGAACCCAGCGGAAACACCCGCAACTCCCAGCACGAATCCTAACTATGATCGTGGGATCGAACTCCTGAAGCAAGGAAATTATAAGGCAGCAATTAAAGCCTTTACCCAAGCCTTGCGGACAAATCCTAATGATGCCAGCGCATACTACCAACGGGCAAATAGCTACTATGCCCTCAAAAACTACAAAGCCGCAATTGCTGACTATACTGAAACGCTTAAAAGAAATTTCAACGAAGCAGATGTCTACCAAAGGCGCGGCAACGCCCAATACGCCCTTAAAGACTATCAGGCAGCAATTGCAGATTACACAGAAGCTATCGCAAAAAATCCCCAAGAAGCTGATACTTATCAGCGCAGAGGGAACGCCCAATACGCCCTCAAAAATTATCAGGCAGCGCTTGCTGATTACACTGCAGCGATTGAGCGAAATCCTGAAAAAGCCGAAACTTACCAGCGCCGGGGCAATGCCCACTACGCTCTAAAAGACTACAAAACAGCCATTGTTGATTACAGCGAAGCAATTAAAAGAAATCCCGAAGAAGTTGGTGCTTACCAACAGCGAGGTAATGCTTACTACGCCCTCGCTGACTACAAAGCAGCACTCGCTGATTATACCGAGGTGATTGGGCGAAATCCCAAGGAAGCCGCCGCTTACCGCCAGCGAGGACACGCCCGTTACGCAACCAAGGATTATCAAGGCGCAATTGGGGATTTTTCTAAAGCGATCCAGAATAACTCCAACGATGCCAATGCTTATATGGGGCGAAGTGTCGCTCGCTTTGTGATTGCAGACTACGAAGGAACGATTGTCGATTGTACCAAAGCGATTCAGATAGAAACGAATAATCCGGATGCTTACTATTACAGGGGTATGGCTCACAGCAAATTAGGGAAAAATCCTACAGCAATTGAGGATCTACGAAAAGCTGCGGATATCTACAAACAACAAGGCGATAGGGATGCTTACCAAAGGGCACAGGCTCAAATTCAAAAGCTGCAATAG
- the cobA gene encoding uroporphyrinogen-III C-methyltransferase, translating into MTQSGGKVYLVGAGPAGASYLTVRAQQLLAQAEVLIYDALVDEQLLQLVPANATLFDVGKRGGKPSTPQAEIDWLLVEQCRQGKQVVRLKSGDPFIFGRCTSEIQALIETDCSFEVIPGLSSALAAPLLAGIPLTDPVLSRCFAVLSAHEPAELDWQTLTGIETLVILMGGRQLSEIIYQLQRHGKPQQTPIAIIRWAGHLQQQIWTGTLADILEQTAGKSLPPAVIVIGEVVRLRQFLQLPDSENQQQKTDFNLQQPLSNKTILVTRSAGQSSEVCESLQKVGAQVIEMPAIEIGPPSSWEALDHAISNLKEFDWLILTSTNGVDYFFERLIALKKDARDLAGLKIAVVGEKTAASLKQRYLQPDFIPPNFVADALVDYFPESVEGKKFLFPRVETGGREVLVKEFTAKGANVVEVAAYESRCPAVIAADAWEALQQNSVDVITFASSKTVKYFYQLLQKAGVETHGITYLLGGVCIASIGPQTSKTCKELLGRVDIEAQEYTIEGLCQAIIEAQRN; encoded by the coding sequence ATGACACAATCAGGGGGCAAAGTCTATCTAGTAGGTGCAGGACCGGCAGGTGCGTCCTACCTCACCGTGCGAGCGCAACAATTGCTCGCTCAAGCAGAAGTATTAATTTATGACGCACTTGTAGATGAGCAACTGCTGCAATTAGTGCCGGCAAACGCCACCTTATTTGATGTCGGCAAACGCGGAGGAAAACCCAGCACCCCGCAAGCAGAAATTGACTGGCTACTCGTGGAACAATGCCGGCAAGGAAAACAAGTTGTGCGGCTAAAAAGCGGCGATCCGTTTATTTTTGGCCGCTGCACCTCAGAGATCCAAGCACTAATAGAAACCGACTGTTCCTTTGAAGTCATCCCCGGACTTTCTTCTGCCCTAGCAGCACCTTTACTAGCAGGAATTCCCCTCACAGATCCAGTTTTAAGCCGATGTTTTGCCGTCTTAAGCGCCCACGAACCGGCTGAATTAGACTGGCAAACACTCACAGGTATAGAAACTTTAGTAATTTTAATGGGAGGACGCCAGCTTAGCGAAATTATTTACCAACTTCAGCGGCATGGAAAACCTCAGCAAACCCCCATTGCCATTATCCGCTGGGCCGGCCATCTTCAACAACAAATTTGGACCGGCACCTTAGCCGATATTCTTGAGCAAACAGCCGGTAAATCTTTACCGCCGGCAGTTATTGTCATTGGAGAAGTTGTGCGTCTCCGGCAGTTTTTGCAATTACCTGATTCGGAAAATCAGCAGCAGAAAACTGATTTTAACTTGCAACAGCCTTTAAGCAATAAAACCATTTTAGTCACCCGATCTGCCGGCCAGTCAAGCGAAGTTTGTGAAAGCTTGCAAAAAGTTGGCGCACAAGTTATCGAAATGCCGGCTATCGAAATTGGCCCCCCTTCCTCTTGGGAAGCGTTAGATCACGCCATTTCAAACTTAAAGGAATTTGACTGGTTAATTCTTACCTCCACCAACGGCGTAGACTACTTTTTCGAGCGATTAATTGCTTTAAAAAAAGACGCCCGCGATTTAGCCGGCCTTAAAATTGCTGTCGTTGGTGAAAAAACAGCAGCCAGCCTTAAACAACGCTATTTGCAGCCTGATTTCATTCCGCCCAATTTTGTTGCAGATGCCCTAGTTGATTATTTCCCGGAAAGCGTCGAAGGCAAAAAATTTCTATTTCCCAGAGTAGAAACCGGCGGGCGAGAAGTGCTTGTAAAAGAATTCACCGCAAAAGGTGCAAATGTAGTCGAAGTCGCCGCTTATGAGTCACGCTGTCCTGCCGTAATTGCCGCCGATGCCTGGGAAGCGCTGCAACAAAATTCAGTGGATGTCATTACCTTTGCCAGTTCCAAAACAGTGAAATATTTTTACCAACTTTTACAAAAAGCTGGTGTAGAAACTCACGGAATTACCTATTTATTGGGAGGTGTTTGTATTGCTTCAATTGGGCCACAAACTTCCAAAACCTGTAAAGAACTTCTAGGGCGCGTCGATATAGAAGCTCAAGAATACACAATAGAAGGATTGTGCCAAGCCATAATAGAAGCGCAAAGAAACTGA
- a CDS encoding malic enzyme-like NAD(P)-binding protein yields MVDLTPTPSFSLTIRLQLPNRAGMLASVTHAIGSVGGNLGQIDLVDQTRQTSVRDITVDATCTEHIETIVEAVKALPDVQLINVYDRTFHLHRGGKISIESKMVINSHSDLAMAYTPGVGRICMAIAQDPEQVYNLTIKQNTVAIVTDGSAVLGLGNLGPAAALPVMEGKAMLFKEFAGLDAFPICLATQDTDAIVETVKNLAPVFGGVNLEDIAAPRCFEIEARLRQELDIPVFHDDQHGTAIVTLAALINALKLVKKPLDSVRIVINGAGAAGVAIARLLHKAGAEAIMMCDSRGILSKDRADLNSQKREFAVEQAGTLADAMEGSDVFIGVSAPGVVTTKMVRSMAKDPIVFAMANPIPEIQPELVSMDVAVMATGRSDYPNQINNVLAFPGIFRGALDCRAQALTTTMYLEAAMAIASLVNPADLDREHIIPSVFDKRVATTVAAAVQHAARREGIARD; encoded by the coding sequence ATGGTAGATCTGACACCCACCCCCAGTTTTAGTTTAACGATTCGTTTGCAGCTACCCAATCGCGCGGGTATGCTGGCTAGCGTCACCCACGCTATTGGATCTGTCGGCGGCAACCTGGGTCAAATTGATTTAGTCGATCAAACGCGCCAGACATCCGTTCGCGATATTACCGTCGATGCCACTTGCACAGAACATATCGAAACCATTGTAGAAGCAGTCAAAGCGCTGCCAGATGTGCAACTGATCAACGTGTATGACCGAACTTTCCACCTGCACCGGGGCGGCAAAATCAGCATAGAGAGCAAAATGGTGATCAACAGCCATTCGGATCTGGCAATGGCCTACACCCCTGGAGTGGGCCGGATCTGTATGGCAATTGCACAAGACCCAGAACAAGTTTATAACCTCACCATTAAACAAAATACCGTTGCGATTGTCACCGATGGCAGTGCTGTCTTAGGATTGGGCAACCTTGGCCCAGCAGCAGCCTTGCCGGTGATGGAAGGCAAAGCAATGCTGTTTAAAGAATTTGCCGGCTTGGATGCTTTTCCCATCTGTTTAGCCACCCAAGACACGGATGCTATTGTCGAAACTGTCAAAAATCTTGCCCCTGTATTTGGCGGCGTCAATTTAGAAGACATTGCAGCACCCCGGTGTTTTGAAATTGAAGCGCGGTTGCGGCAAGAACTAGATATTCCTGTGTTTCACGATGACCAACACGGAACCGCCATCGTCACCTTAGCCGCCTTGATTAACGCCCTGAAGCTGGTGAAAAAGCCCCTGGATAGCGTGCGAATCGTGATTAATGGAGCCGGTGCTGCTGGGGTAGCTATTGCCCGCCTGCTGCATAAAGCCGGCGCTGAAGCTATCATGATGTGCGACTCCAGAGGCATTCTTTCCAAAGATCGGGCCGATTTAAACTCGCAGAAGCGGGAATTTGCGGTTGAGCAAGCCGGCACTCTAGCGGATGCGATGGAAGGTTCGGATGTGTTTATCGGCGTCAGCGCTCCGGGAGTTGTCACTACCAAAATGGTGCGTTCAATGGCCAAAGACCCGATTGTTTTCGCAATGGCCAATCCCATCCCGGAAATACAGCCAGAATTAGTATCGATGGATGTCGCTGTTATGGCCACAGGGCGCAGTGACTACCCCAACCAAATTAATAACGTCCTAGCCTTTCCAGGCATCTTTCGCGGGGCGCTTGACTGTCGGGCGCAAGCACTCACAACAACCATGTATTTAGAAGCCGCAATGGCGATTGCGTCTTTAGTCAATCCTGCCGATTTAGATCGAGAGCATATTATTCCCTCAGTCTTTGATAAGCGCGTTGCCACGACTGTTGCTGCTGCTGTGCAACACGCTGCCCGTCGAGAGGGGATAGCGCGGGATTAA
- a CDS encoding MBL fold metallo-hydrolase: MPKQPQAALDTVYAFSPNRDTLGATAYLIVENRANILIDCPAIDELNLEFLQQQGGVRSLFLTHRGAIGKAEKIQQETGCEIVIQEQEAYLLPELAVKNFSDEFTFSPSCQAIWTPGHSPGSSCLYYAGSGGVLFTGRHLLPNQQGEPVPLRTSKTFHWPRQIRSVQSLIDRFTPATLSYICPGANTGYLRGQRVIDRAYGRLAQLDLEGCRQSQALV, encoded by the coding sequence ATGCCCAAGCAACCACAGGCTGCCCTCGATACCGTTTATGCGTTTTCACCCAACCGAGATACCTTGGGAGCAACAGCCTATCTCATTGTAGAAAACCGTGCCAATATCCTCATCGACTGTCCGGCAATTGATGAGCTTAACTTAGAATTTTTGCAGCAGCAAGGCGGCGTGCGGTCGTTATTCCTCACGCATCGGGGCGCGATTGGCAAGGCAGAGAAAATTCAGCAAGAAACCGGCTGTGAAATCGTCATTCAAGAGCAAGAAGCCTATCTTTTGCCGGAATTAGCCGTAAAAAACTTTTCTGACGAGTTTACTTTCAGCCCTAGCTGCCAAGCCATTTGGACACCCGGACACTCTCCCGGTTCGTCTTGCCTGTATTATGCCGGCAGTGGCGGAGTGCTGTTCACCGGGCGTCATTTGCTGCCAAATCAACAAGGTGAGCCGGTGCCTTTGCGAACCTCAAAAACCTTTCACTGGCCACGACAAATCCGCAGCGTTCAGTCACTCATCGACCGTTTCACACCGGCAACCCTAAGTTATATCTGCCCTGGTGCCAACACCGGCTACCTGCGCGGTCAACGAGTCATTGATCGCGCTTACGGGCGATTAGCCCAGCTTGACTTAGAAGGTTGCCGGCAGTCTCAAGCCTTAGTTTAG
- a CDS encoding tetratricopeptide repeat protein, whose amino-acid sequence MIYYRLRTLEMLPKIAKIHQKWYCLGAGIAAGMILALMPPAPSIAQSTSDFLAQLGSSSEARIYNERGVSRYQQGNYQAAIEDFTQAIEMNPNLAEVYVNRGVTRRQVNDLIGSIADYTKAIELQPNFAGTYYNRGNVRAQVGDYEGAIEDYNRAVQLNPELAEAFYGRGLAHRRLGNNEGAIADYSKAIQLQPNNALAYQNRAVVRALQGDHQAALTDYTQAIQINPSDAGAYISRGRSRFALGDKQGAITDYDQALQQNRNYSLAWFHRGNAFMDLGDYENALSSYDLAIKADSNWGNTSLADAYSNRGNARSKLGNFQAAIEDYNQAIKMNFEDAGAYYSRGMARFALKDKQRARQDLSKAAELYQKLGNTEKYQEVVDAIKTIQ is encoded by the coding sequence ATGATTTATTATCGGTTGCGAACCCTAGAAATGCTGCCAAAGATCGCTAAAATTCATCAAAAATGGTATTGCTTGGGAGCCGGTATTGCAGCCGGCATGATACTGGCGCTAATGCCACCGGCACCGAGTATAGCTCAATCAACTAGCGATTTTCTGGCTCAGCTCGGCAGTTCCAGCGAAGCAAGAATTTACAACGAGCGGGGGGTGAGTCGCTATCAGCAGGGAAATTATCAAGCGGCGATTGAGGACTTTACCCAAGCAATCGAGATGAATCCCAATTTGGCAGAAGTGTACGTTAACCGGGGAGTCACTCGCCGACAAGTGAACGATCTAATCGGCTCGATTGCGGATTACACAAAAGCAATTGAGCTGCAACCCAACTTTGCCGGCACCTACTACAACCGGGGAAATGTCCGTGCTCAGGTGGGAGACTATGAGGGCGCGATTGAGGATTATAATCGGGCAGTGCAGCTCAATCCAGAACTCGCTGAAGCTTTCTACGGGCGGGGTTTGGCGCATCGCCGGCTGGGAAACAATGAAGGGGCAATTGCCGATTATAGTAAGGCGATTCAGCTACAGCCGAATAACGCCCTTGCTTACCAAAACCGGGCAGTGGTTCGCGCTTTGCAAGGAGATCATCAAGCGGCGCTGACAGACTACACCCAAGCGATTCAGATTAATCCCAGTGATGCCGGTGCTTACATTAGCCGGGGACGTTCTCGTTTTGCCTTGGGAGACAAGCAAGGCGCGATTACCGATTATGACCAAGCATTGCAGCAAAATCGCAATTACTCTTTGGCTTGGTTCCACCGGGGTAATGCTTTTATGGATTTGGGAGACTATGAAAATGCGCTTTCTTCCTATGATCTGGCGATTAAAGCGGATAGTAATTGGGGAAACACCAGTCTTGCCGATGCGTACAGCAACCGAGGAAATGCACGTTCTAAACTCGGCAATTTTCAGGCAGCAATTGAAGATTACAATCAGGCTATTAAGATGAATTTTGAGGATGCCGGTGCTTACTATAGCCGAGGAATGGCACGATTTGCTTTGAAAGATAAGCAAAGGGCACGTCAGGATTTAAGCAAAGCCGCAGAACTTTATCAAAAACTTGGCAATACTGAAAAATACCAAGAGGTTGTAGATGCCATTAAAACTATCCAGTAA
- the coaE gene encoding dephospho-CoA kinase (Dephospho-CoA kinase (CoaE) performs the final step in coenzyme A biosynthesis.), whose product MPLKLSSNHPSEFMPANSEPVTTEPSKLNPQNSQTPQNSALIRRIIGLTGSISTGKTTVSNYLANTHKLPVFDADIYAREAVNLDSPILRQISERYSDDILLSDGNLDRKKLGQIIFNNPDERRWLELQIHPYVRERLINSSKSYICQGENSKSPIILVVPLLFESNMTDLVTEIWVVSCAPAHQLERLMQRDHLTLEQAQARINSQMPIEEKCARADVVLDNSSTLENLLQQVDSALNRQPLP is encoded by the coding sequence ATGCCATTAAAACTATCCAGTAATCACCCTAGCGAATTTATGCCGGCAAATTCCGAGCCGGTTACAACTGAACCCTCAAAACTCAACCCTCAAAACTCACAAACCCCTCAAAACTCAGCACTCATTAGGCGCATCATCGGTCTCACCGGCAGCATTAGCACTGGCAAAACAACGGTTTCTAACTATCTTGCCAATACCCACAAATTGCCGGTATTTGATGCTGATATTTATGCCCGTGAAGCGGTTAATTTAGATTCTCCGATTTTGAGACAAATTAGCGAACGTTATAGTGATGATATCCTGCTATCTGATGGCAATCTCGACCGCAAAAAACTCGGCCAAATCATCTTTAATAACCCAGATGAACGCCGCTGGCTAGAGCTACAAATTCATCCTTATGTGCGTGAACGCTTAATTAATTCATCTAAAAGTTATATTTGTCAAGGGGAAAATTCAAAATCTCCCATTATTTTAGTGGTGCCTTTACTGTTTGAATCGAATATGACAGATTTAGTCACAGAAATTTGGGTGGTTTCCTGTGCGCCGGCACATCAACTAGAGCGACTGATGCAGCGCGATCACTTAACTTTAGAACAAGCGCAAGCCCGAATTAATAGTCAAATGCCGATTGAGGAAAAATGCGCTCGCGCTGATGTGGTTTTAGATAATTCATCAACCCTGGAAAACCTCCTACAACAGGTTGATAGTGCTTTAAACCGGCAACCTCTACCCTAA
- a CDS encoding SRPBCC domain-containing protein — translation MPSLYVEIEINAPKQRVWQVLIQKDQWLHWNTFLFDREPALPFEQGKEVVLCVQRVRGEEETEFEPVVTLVLPAVCLKWVSAIPGFRHEYIFELQEIGVGRTKYIHRENFSGFLTRVFLPFLRDDEKKGMERMAKELKRYAERS, via the coding sequence ATGCCAAGTCTCTATGTGGAAATCGAGATTAATGCACCCAAGCAGCGAGTTTGGCAGGTTTTGATTCAAAAAGACCAGTGGTTGCACTGGAATACGTTTTTGTTTGATCGCGAGCCGGCTCTGCCATTTGAGCAGGGGAAAGAAGTGGTACTTTGTGTGCAGCGCGTGCGCGGTGAGGAAGAGACAGAATTTGAGCCGGTGGTGACTTTAGTTCTGCCGGCAGTTTGTTTAAAATGGGTTTCTGCAATTCCGGGGTTTCGCCACGAATACATTTTTGAGCTGCAAGAAATTGGCGTTGGCCGCACTAAATACATACATCGAGAAAATTTTTCCGGTTTTCTGACTCGCGTATTTTTACCTTTTCTTCGTGATGATGAGAAAAAAGGCATGGAACGCATGGCCAAAGAATTGAAGCGCTATGCAGAGCGGTCTTAA